The window AGGCCTCAACATCACCTACGAGGACTACGAACCCGAGTTCGGCACCCCCTACGGCATCGCCCGCACCAGCGAACTCCTCTTCTGGGCCCACGACTCCACGCCGAGCGCCGAGGCGACGGCCCGGCAGGTGGCGGCCGTACGCACTCCGCCGCAGCTCGCCGCCCCGCCCCAGCAGCTCGTCAAGGCCGGCGTCTTCGGCAAGCTGTTCTCCGCACCGGACCGCTCCACCAGTGCCAAGGCGAAGATCGAGGACCACCTCGACTTCCTCTTCACCTACTACAAGGACCAGGTGGAGCAGCGCCGCTGGTACGGCTTCTGGGACTACGGCGACATCATGCACAGCTACGACCCGAGCCGCCACCAGTGGTGCTACGACGTCGGCGGCTACGCCTGGGACAACTCCGAGCTCTCGCCCGACCTGTGGCTCTGGTTCGCGTACATGCGCTCCGGGCGGGCGGACATCTTCCGCTTCGCCGAGGCCATGACCCGGCACACCGGCGAGGTCGACGTCTACCACCTCGGCAAGTGGGCGGGCCTCGGCACCCGGCACGGTGTCCAGCACTACGCCGACAGCGCCAAGCAGCAGCGCATCGCCAACACCACCTATCGCCGCTACTACTACTTCCTCACGGCGGACGAACGCGTCGGCGACCTCATGCACGCCAACGTCGACTCCGACGAGACCTTCCTCGTCCTCGACCCCATCCGCAAGATCCGCACCGAGCCCTACACCCCCGACCGCAACGCCCTGTCCATCGGCTTCGGGACCGACTGGAGCGGTCTGGTCTCCGCCTGGCTCACGGAGTGGGAGCGGCGCGGCCCCAAGTGGGAGAAGGCCAAGGCGCGCGTTCTGTCCACGATGGAGACCATCGCCGCCCAGCCCAACGGCTTCGTCCAGGGCAACGCGCTGTACGACCTGGACACCGGCAAGTTCGCCGTCGCCAAGGACGCCAAGGTCAGCGTCTCGCATCTGTCGGCCATGTTCGGCCTGGTCGAGCTGTGCGCCGAGCTGATCGACCAGGTCGACATGCCGAAGTTCAAGGAGGCGTGGCTCGACTACTGCCGCTACTTCAACGCCACCAAGGCCGAGCAGAGGGCCCGCTACGGCTCCGACTTCGGTTCCCTGCTGCTCTTCCAGGGCCACTCCCGCCAGGACGCCTACGCGGCCGTCCTGGCGGGCGACGACAAGCTGGCCGCCCGGGCGTGGCGGCAGTTCTACAACAGCGCCGACACCTGGGACTACAAGGAGTCCACGGACTGGTCCACGAAGAAGATCGAGGGCCCGACCGGCCTCGTCCCCGGCAGCGAGGCGGCCTGGGTGTCCACCAACGCCACGGCGCTGTACGGCCTGGCGGCCATCCAGAACCTGGCGCTGGTGGGCGACAAGATGCCGTAGCCGGTCCGTGGGAGACGGCTAGTTCATCCTCCCGAGGACGTCTCGCACTCGCCGGACGTCCCTGATCCGCTGCTCGTACGTCGCCCCGAGTGCGAGCAGCAGGAGTCCGGCGAGGGCGGGAGGCGCCCAGCGGGGGAGCGCGCCCGTCACCTGCACGACGTACGGGGCGAGTTCGTGCAGTGTGACCAGGGCCAGCACCGAGCCGCCGAGCACCAGCGGCGCCTGGAGGTGATGCCGCGCTCCCAGCAGGGTGACCAGCAGGGCCGCCGTGCCCAGCAGCAGCGGTCGCGTCCAGTGCGGGTCGGCCCAGGCCGCGACGAGGCTCGGCAGGAGGGTGGCGGCGAGTCCGGGGCCGTACGCCGTCCAGGAGGACGCCCCCGGATCGCGGCGCCGGCGCAGGGCGCCGACGAGCAGCGCGGGCACGGTCACCGGGAGCGTGTAGGCCTCGGGTGTGCCGATGTCCCAGGCGGCCAGGCGTACCCAGGCGGCCAGCACGAACAGGGCCGTGGCCGCG of the Streptomyces koelreuteriae genome contains:
- a CDS encoding exo-rhamnogalacturonan lyase family protein; the encoded protein is MSPIPRRSLLKAAAVAGAAAQFSWALGAQNAQAAPGPEPADADPVTLDWLEDGGLGAAPGSTVGVPWPKGAYEKDQTFALTDADGKAVPVQSWPIAYWPDGSLKWTAHAVGSGGGKLTLAAGTPAAPEKKVTVDKSGGTIDISTGVITARIGKSGSTIVKSVTRGSTEIAKNGRLVLIRQPEIEDEDQGAVKTERFDGAISKVEVEQAGPVRAVVRIDGKHRKGGRSWLPFSIRLYFYAGADSFRMVHTLTFDGTQEPAKASGDFIRGLGVRFQVPMRDQAYDRHIRIGGDGTGLLREAVKGITGLRRDPGAAVRTAQFEGKKLPDPATWDQRVTTRLQYIPEWGDYTLSQLSADGFTLRKRTKKGHGWIGAGGGRRASGFGYVGGASGGFAFGLRDFWEKFPAQLDIRDAQTDTAEVTLWLWSPEAQPMDLRFYHDGMGQDTYPEQLEGLNITYEDYEPEFGTPYGIARTSELLFWAHDSTPSAEATARQVAAVRTPPQLAAPPQQLVKAGVFGKLFSAPDRSTSAKAKIEDHLDFLFTYYKDQVEQRRWYGFWDYGDIMHSYDPSRHQWCYDVGGYAWDNSELSPDLWLWFAYMRSGRADIFRFAEAMTRHTGEVDVYHLGKWAGLGTRHGVQHYADSAKQQRIANTTYRRYYYFLTADERVGDLMHANVDSDETFLVLDPIRKIRTEPYTPDRNALSIGFGTDWSGLVSAWLTEWERRGPKWEKAKARVLSTMETIAAQPNGFVQGNALYDLDTGKFAVAKDAKVSVSHLSAMFGLVELCAELIDQVDMPKFKEAWLDYCRYFNATKAEQRARYGSDFGSLLLFQGHSRQDAYAAVLAGDDKLAARAWRQFYNSADTWDYKESTDWSTKKIEGPTGLVPGSEAAWVSTNATALYGLAAIQNLALVGDKMP